A single genomic interval of Koleobacter methoxysyntrophicus harbors:
- a CDS encoding IS110 family transposase — translation MTRVQKKLLVYGEVVIVGIDVAKRKHYARIYDQKELDIVKPFQIHNTREGFYRLVSKIKEAEEKAKAKTAVIGMEPTGHYWKPLAWFLQEQGYTVVIVNPYHVKRRKEEEDNTPRKTDRKDAGIIAKLVKDGKYLSCLLPKGIYADLRNLTVTRRQLKQKLSGVLNRLQAILDEYFPEFKDVFKNITGKAALWVLRHCPFPGIILSTYTVEELAEKLKEASSNRVGLKRAKKLYETARESIAVTEGLKGAKIKLETCLDEIEFYKTQIEKTEKAMAETLKQIDIAENLLSIPGIGLVTVASFLGEISNIDKYNHWKQIQTLGGLNFTEESSGDHKGQTKISKRGRPELRNLLYQASLTLVAKNKEFKALYHYFLTRPQNPLKKKQALVAISLKLLRVMFGLAKKKENYDSQKVLGEYRITQLKQVA, via the coding sequence ATGACAAGAGTTCAAAAGAAGCTATTAGTTTACGGAGAAGTAGTAATAGTAGGGATCGATGTAGCAAAGAGAAAACATTATGCCAGGATCTATGACCAAAAGGAGCTGGATATAGTAAAACCATTTCAAATTCATAATACCAGAGAAGGCTTTTATCGTCTAGTCTCAAAAATAAAAGAAGCAGAGGAAAAAGCAAAAGCAAAAACAGCAGTAATAGGCATGGAGCCTACAGGCCATTACTGGAAGCCATTAGCCTGGTTTTTACAGGAACAGGGATACACCGTCGTAATAGTCAATCCATACCATGTAAAGAGGAGAAAAGAAGAAGAAGATAATACACCAAGGAAAACAGATCGTAAAGATGCCGGCATAATCGCCAAATTAGTCAAAGATGGCAAATACTTAAGCTGTCTTTTACCAAAGGGCATATATGCAGACTTAAGGAACCTGACAGTAACAAGAAGGCAACTAAAACAAAAACTAAGCGGTGTGTTAAACAGACTCCAAGCCATATTAGACGAATATTTTCCAGAATTTAAGGACGTATTCAAAAACATAACCGGGAAAGCAGCGCTATGGGTATTAAGACACTGCCCATTTCCCGGGATAATCCTTTCCACATATACAGTAGAAGAACTGGCAGAAAAACTAAAAGAAGCGAGCAGCAATCGAGTAGGATTAAAAAGAGCAAAGAAACTATACGAAACAGCCAGAGAATCCATAGCAGTCACAGAAGGTTTAAAAGGAGCCAAAATAAAACTCGAAACATGCCTAGACGAAATAGAGTTTTACAAAACCCAAATAGAAAAAACAGAAAAAGCCATGGCAGAAACACTAAAGCAGATAGACATAGCCGAAAATCTCTTAAGCATACCCGGAATAGGTCTGGTAACAGTAGCCAGTTTTCTAGGTGAAATAAGTAACATTGACAAATACAATCACTGGAAACAGATACAAACACTAGGAGGCCTGAATTTTACCGAAGAAAGCTCAGGAGACCATAAAGGACAAACCAAAATCTCAAAAAGAGGCAGGCCGGAGCTCAGAAATCTTCTCTATCAGGCGAGTTTAACACTAGTAGCAAAAAACAAAGAATTCAAGGCATTATATCACTATTTCCTAACACGGCCACAAAACCCATTAAAGAAAAAACAGGCTTTAGTAGCAATTTCACTTAAGCTATTAAGGGTCATGTTTGGCCTGGCAAAGAAAAAAGAGAATTACGATTCCCAAAAAGTATTAGGAGAATATCGCATAACCCAGCTAAAACAAGTAGCATAA
- a CDS encoding alpha/beta fold hydrolase encodes MPFFKFENFNIHYIDEGEGTPLVLLPGNTASSAVHKSELEYFGQTFRVICPDYIGYGKSDRVKDLSIEFWWKNAQMIVQLLQQLNIQNAYCVGTSGGAIIGLNMAIIAPSVVKGVIADSFMGEFFVYEEIVKIVQSRQEISTEQIAFWSYAHGNDWHYVIQKDSEMLIASAKSAKSVFKGRLNEIQCPVLILGSMKDDLIPDIVQKLSDVAIQIPSSKVILYPKGNHPVMWSRMKDFRVDVDTFLNSLQR; translated from the coding sequence TTGCCATTTTTCAAATTCGAAAATTTTAACATTCATTATATTGATGAAGGGGAAGGAACCCCATTAGTATTACTACCAGGCAATACAGCTTCCTCAGCCGTTCATAAATCCGAACTGGAATATTTTGGACAAACATTTAGGGTTATATGTCCGGACTATATTGGTTATGGGAAATCAGATAGAGTTAAAGATTTGTCCATTGAATTTTGGTGGAAAAATGCTCAGATGATTGTTCAACTGCTTCAGCAACTAAATATACAAAATGCGTACTGTGTTGGTACAAGTGGCGGAGCGATAATTGGTCTAAACATGGCAATTATTGCACCTAGCGTTGTAAAAGGAGTAATTGCAGATAGCTTTATGGGAGAATTCTTTGTATACGAGGAAATAGTAAAAATAGTACAGTCACGACAAGAAATATCAACTGAACAAATTGCATTTTGGAGTTACGCGCATGGGAATGACTGGCATTATGTAATTCAAAAGGATTCTGAGATGTTGATTGCTAGTGCAAAATCGGCTAAGAGTGTTTTTAAAGGAAGACTAAATGAAATTCAATGTCCAGTCCTAATTCTAGGATCTATGAAAGATGATTTAATACCAGACATAGTACAAAAGCTTTCAGATGTTGCAATACAGATACCTTCATCTAAGGTTATACTTTATCCTAAAGGTAATCATCCAGTAATGTGGAGTAGAATGAAAGACTTTCGAGTAGATGTTGACACGTTTCTGAATTCTCTACAAAGGTGA